In Nicotiana tabacum cultivar K326 chromosome 21, ASM71507v2, whole genome shotgun sequence, one DNA window encodes the following:
- the LOC107813527 gene encoding uncharacterized protein LOC107813527: MGICNSCESTSVATAKLILQDGRLQEFSYPIKASYLLQKDPNIFICNSDEMEFGDIVSAIKSDEELQLGQLYFALPLNRLKRKLKAEEMAELAVKASSALNSICGKEKCGCRNKVDLFSGEKDGGKLGKKVAGGGGSTVAEGRRGRRSSGGGGDGRRGKFTARLSAIPE, encoded by the coding sequence ATGGGTATATGCAATTCTTGCGAATCTACATCAGTAGCTACAGCAAAATTAATACTACAAGACGGAAGATTACAAGAATTCTCTTATCCTATAAAAGCTTCATATCTCTTACAAAAAGATCCAAATATCTTTATTTGCAATTCAGATGAAATGGAGTTTGGAGATATTGTATCAGCCATAAAATCTGACGAAGAGCTTCAATTGGGTCAACTGTATTTTGCTTTGCCTTTGAACCGGCTGAAACGTAAGCTTAAGGCGGAAGAAATGGCTGAGTTAGCAGTGAAGGCTAGTTCTGCATTGAATAGTATTTGTGGTAAAGAGAAATGTGGGTGTCGTAATAAAGTTGATTTATTTTCAGGAGAGAAAGATGGTGGGAAGTTAGGGAAGAAGGTGGCGGGTGGCGGTGGTTCGACGGTGGCTGAGGGGAGAAGAGGGAGGAGGAGTAGTGGTGGTGGCGGTGATGGGCGGAGAGGGAAGTTCACGGCGAGGTTGAGTGCAATACCTGAGTAG